The following coding sequences lie in one Actinomyces capricornis genomic window:
- a CDS encoding M16 family metallopeptidase — protein sequence MTNSASDSRPGAGAPLRAPGTASSTDYAEVELPRAASGDPAAELSLIDDGALTRRSILPGGVRVITESVPGLRSTAIGLWLGVGSRDEAPGQEGSTHFLEHLLFKGTPTRSAHAIAEAFDMIGGESNAATSKEHTSYYARVLAPDAMEALDVVTDMVTSSLLDPQEVETERGVIISELADAADDPADVAQEAFARAAFGAGTPLGRPIGGTPETVAAVPRQAVWEHYRRTYASDALVVAVAGAVDHDEVCERVAADLAAGGWDVASLVAPRPRRFEVEPPAPLSVEDVTVERDAEQSHLYLTCQGIAVRDERRWAMSVLTTILGGGMSSRLFQEVREKRGLAYTTYAFDTSYAGAGAFGLYAGCAPHHVDEVAAVMIGEFEKLAEQGPTDREMARARGQIRGAMVLGGEDSLARMGRLGRAEVVTGRLRSMEENLRLLGEVTAQEVRELAAWLVAQRRARVLVGPAA from the coding sequence GTGACCAACTCAGCCAGCGACTCCCGTCCCGGGGCCGGCGCGCCCCTGCGCGCCCCCGGCACCGCCTCCTCCACCGACTACGCCGAGGTGGAGCTGCCCCGCGCCGCCTCAGGCGATCCGGCCGCGGAGCTCTCGCTCATCGACGACGGCGCCCTGACCCGCCGCTCCATCCTGCCCGGAGGGGTGAGGGTCATCACCGAGTCGGTGCCGGGGCTGCGCTCGACGGCGATCGGCCTGTGGCTGGGGGTGGGGTCGCGTGATGAGGCCCCGGGCCAGGAGGGCTCCACCCACTTCCTGGAGCACCTGCTGTTCAAGGGCACCCCCACGCGGAGCGCCCACGCCATCGCCGAGGCCTTCGACATGATCGGCGGGGAGTCCAACGCCGCCACCTCCAAGGAGCACACCTCCTACTACGCCCGCGTCCTGGCCCCCGACGCCATGGAGGCCCTCGACGTCGTCACCGACATGGTCACCTCCTCCCTCCTGGACCCCCAGGAGGTCGAGACCGAGCGCGGCGTCATCATCTCCGAGCTGGCCGACGCCGCTGACGATCCTGCCGACGTGGCCCAGGAGGCCTTCGCGCGGGCCGCCTTCGGCGCCGGAACGCCCCTGGGCCGGCCCATCGGCGGCACCCCTGAGACGGTGGCCGCCGTGCCCCGCCAGGCCGTGTGGGAGCACTACCGGCGCACCTACGCCTCCGATGCCCTGGTGGTGGCGGTGGCCGGGGCGGTGGACCATGACGAGGTCTGCGAGCGGGTGGCCGCCGACCTGGCTGCGGGGGGCTGGGATGTGGCCTCACTGGTAGCGCCCCGTCCCCGGCGCTTCGAGGTCGAGCCTCCGGCGCCCCTGAGCGTGGAGGATGTCACCGTTGAGCGGGACGCCGAGCAGTCCCACCTCTACCTGACCTGCCAGGGGATCGCGGTGCGCGATGAGCGGCGCTGGGCGATGAGCGTGCTCACCACGATCCTGGGCGGGGGCATGTCCTCGCGCCTGTTCCAGGAGGTGCGCGAGAAGCGGGGCCTGGCCTACACCACCTATGCCTTCGACACCTCCTATGCCGGGGCGGGCGCCTTCGGCCTGTATGCCGGGTGTGCGCCCCATCATGTCGATGAGGTCGCGGCCGTGATGATCGGGGAGTTCGAGAAGCTGGCCGAGCAGGGTCCCACCGACCGGGAGATGGCCCGTGCCCGTGGGCAGATCCGGGGTGCCATGGTGCTGGGCGGGGAGGACTCCCTGGCGCGCATGGGCCGCCTGGGCCGTGCCGAGGTGGTCACCGGGCGCCTGCGCTCCATGGAGGAGAATCTGCGCCTGCTGGGGGAGGTCACCGCCCAGGAGGTGCGCGAGCTCGCCGCCTGGCTGGTGGCCCAGAGGCGCGCCCGGGTCCTGGTGGGGCCGGCCGCCTGA
- a CDS encoding alpha/beta hydrolase, translated as MIAADRALPPPLDAQVAEALASAPPQTAWDPVAMREAGAHLLDQEAEPPRGVTRTVLHVPTPPGSAGSAGPDDLELRIHTPDTPAGAVVVSIHGGGFVAGRARYDDAWNARMAARTGAVVVSPDYRLAPEHPYPAPMEDCLTAWRWAAERYPEARRVIYGDSAGGCLAAGVVLRCRDAREALPDRVVLVEPVLDDRLDTVSMRGAAHTPVWDLPNATASWAAYLGGARADTYAAPGRQADLVGFPPTFLLVNQCDPLMDEALAFAQALTRSGVPTEAALLAGSCHGILGLEGPRLARRARELVLERLMAACSTGCSA; from the coding sequence ATGATCGCGGCTGACCGGGCCCTTCCGCCCCCGCTGGACGCGCAGGTGGCCGAGGCTCTCGCCTCGGCACCCCCGCAGACGGCCTGGGATCCGGTGGCGATGAGGGAGGCCGGCGCGCACCTCCTCGACCAGGAGGCCGAGCCGCCCCGGGGCGTGACCCGCACTGTCCTGCATGTGCCGACCCCGCCTGGCTCTGCGGGCTCGGCGGGGCCGGATGATCTGGAGCTGAGGATCCACACCCCTGACACGCCTGCCGGCGCTGTGGTCGTGTCCATCCATGGGGGAGGCTTCGTGGCGGGCCGAGCCAGGTATGACGATGCCTGGAACGCCCGGATGGCCGCACGCACCGGGGCGGTGGTTGTCAGCCCTGACTATCGGCTGGCTCCTGAGCACCCCTACCCTGCGCCAATGGAGGACTGCCTGACTGCCTGGAGGTGGGCGGCGGAGCGCTACCCCGAGGCGCGCCGCGTGATCTACGGGGATTCTGCGGGTGGCTGCCTGGCTGCGGGAGTGGTCCTGCGCTGCCGCGATGCGCGGGAGGCGCTGCCTGACCGGGTGGTTCTTGTGGAGCCGGTCCTGGATGACCGCCTGGACACCGTCTCGATGCGCGGTGCTGCGCATACCCCCGTCTGGGATCTGCCCAACGCCACCGCGTCGTGGGCCGCCTACCTCGGTGGCGCACGGGCCGATACCTACGCTGCCCCGGGCCGGCAGGCCGACCTGGTGGGCTTCCCGCCCACTTTTCTCCTCGTCAACCAGTGCGACCCGCTCATGGATGAGGCTCTGGCCTTCGCCCAGGCCCTGACGCGCAGCGGGGTGCCCACGGAGGCCGCGCTCCTCGCCGGCTCCTGCCACGGCATCCTCGGCCTGGAGGGACCCCGGCTGGCCCGGCGTGCTCGAGAGCTCGTCCTGGAGCGCCTCATGGCCGCATGCTCAACGGGATGCTCGGCCTAG
- the dapB gene encoding 4-hydroxy-tetrahydrodipicolinate reductase, giving the protein MSIRVAVLGAAGRMGSTVCRAVEEAEGLELVARLDAGDPIDAEHLGGAQVAVDFTVPDVTEANVRAAVDAGCDVVVGTTGWDEESYGRIRTHLERPEARGRAVLIAPNFALSAVLAMSLAAKAARYFESAEIIELHHPGKVDAPSGTAVATAQRLAAARAEAGLGPVPDATRVDPDGARGAVIDGIHVHAVRLRGLTAHEEVVLGNPGEQLTIRTDSFDRASFMPGVVLAVREVGRRPGLTIGLDALLDL; this is encoded by the coding sequence ATGAGCATTCGCGTAGCCGTGCTGGGCGCCGCCGGGCGCATGGGATCGACCGTCTGCCGGGCCGTGGAGGAGGCCGAGGGCCTGGAGCTCGTCGCCCGCCTGGACGCCGGCGACCCCATCGACGCCGAGCACCTGGGCGGCGCCCAGGTGGCCGTGGACTTCACCGTGCCCGACGTCACCGAGGCCAACGTCCGCGCCGCCGTCGACGCCGGATGCGACGTGGTGGTGGGCACCACCGGCTGGGACGAGGAGTCCTACGGGCGCATCCGCACCCACCTGGAGCGCCCCGAGGCCCGCGGCCGGGCCGTGCTCATCGCCCCCAACTTCGCCCTGTCCGCAGTCCTGGCGATGAGCCTGGCCGCCAAGGCGGCCCGCTACTTCGAGTCCGCCGAGATCATCGAGCTCCACCACCCCGGCAAGGTCGACGCCCCCTCGGGCACGGCCGTGGCCACCGCCCAGCGCCTGGCCGCCGCCCGCGCCGAGGCCGGCCTGGGGCCCGTGCCCGACGCCACCCGGGTCGATCCCGACGGGGCGCGCGGCGCCGTCATCGACGGCATCCACGTCCACGCGGTGCGCCTGCGGGGACTGACGGCGCATGAGGAGGTCGTCCTGGGCAATCCCGGGGAGCAGCTGACCATCCGCACCGACTCCTTCGACCGCGCCAGCTTCATGCCCGGGGTGGTCCTGGCCGTGCGCGAGGTGGGCCGCCGCCCCGGCCTGACCATCGGGCTGGACGCCCTGCTTGACCTGTAG
- a CDS encoding catalase — translation MSEKPINPGDDSGSTMLNGAPAASDRQSITLGPDGPLLLHDHHLVNSLAHFNRENIPDRKPHAKGAGAFGELVITHDISKYTKAALFQPGARTRALLRFSTVAGEAGSPDTWRDVRGFALKFYTTEGNWDLVGNNTPIFFLRDPMKFPHFIRSQKRLGDKGLRDQTMQWDFWTLSPETAHQVTYLMGDRGLPRTWRHMNGYGSHTYMLINEAGERFWAKFHFHTNQGVENWSGQDAEEIAGQDADFHRRDLFDAIERGDYPSWKLSIQVMPYEEAKTYRINPFDLTKTWPHADYPLIEVGTLTLNENPENFFAQIDQASFAPSNIVPGIGFSPDRMLLARVFAYADAQRARLGVNHDQIPVNQPLPEVREASNTYTFDGPMRYFHSGAQPTYAANSGGRPYADEQGRLENGWEADGEMVLAAQTLREDDDDFSQAGILVREVFTEAQRQRLVDTVAGGLAQIERPEVLERALWYWKSIDEAVGSRIEETVNRLTSEAAGSAGERTPLREGDSA, via the coding sequence ATGTCAGAGAAGCCAATCAATCCGGGTGACGACTCTGGGTCGACCATGCTCAACGGGGCCCCCGCGGCCAGCGACCGCCAGAGCATCACACTCGGACCCGATGGCCCCCTGCTCCTTCACGACCACCACCTGGTCAACTCCCTGGCCCACTTCAACCGGGAGAACATCCCCGACCGCAAGCCGCACGCCAAGGGCGCAGGAGCCTTCGGCGAGCTGGTCATCACCCACGACATCAGCAAGTACACCAAGGCCGCCCTCTTCCAGCCCGGGGCGCGCACCCGCGCCCTGCTGCGCTTCTCCACCGTCGCCGGTGAGGCCGGCTCCCCGGACACCTGGCGCGATGTGCGCGGCTTCGCCCTGAAGTTCTACACCACCGAGGGCAACTGGGACCTGGTGGGCAACAACACGCCCATCTTCTTCCTGCGCGACCCCATGAAGTTCCCGCACTTCATCCGCAGCCAGAAGCGCCTGGGGGACAAGGGCCTGCGCGACCAGACCATGCAGTGGGACTTCTGGACCCTGTCCCCGGAGACCGCCCACCAGGTCACCTACCTCATGGGGGACCGGGGCCTGCCGCGCACCTGGCGGCACATGAACGGCTACGGCTCCCACACCTACATGCTCATCAATGAGGCGGGGGAGCGCTTCTGGGCCAAGTTCCACTTCCACACCAACCAGGGCGTGGAGAACTGGTCGGGCCAGGACGCCGAGGAGATCGCCGGCCAGGACGCCGACTTCCACCGCCGCGACCTGTTCGACGCCATCGAGCGCGGGGACTACCCCAGTTGGAAGCTGTCCATCCAGGTCATGCCCTACGAGGAGGCCAAGACCTACCGGATCAACCCCTTCGACCTGACCAAGACCTGGCCCCACGCCGACTACCCGCTCATCGAGGTCGGCACGCTGACCCTCAACGAGAACCCGGAGAACTTCTTCGCCCAGATCGACCAGGCGAGCTTCGCGCCGTCGAACATCGTCCCGGGCATCGGGTTCTCCCCCGACCGCATGCTGCTGGCCCGCGTCTTCGCCTACGCCGACGCCCAGCGCGCACGCCTGGGGGTCAACCATGACCAGATCCCGGTCAACCAGCCCCTGCCCGAGGTGCGCGAGGCCTCCAACACCTACACCTTCGACGGGCCGATGCGCTACTTCCACTCCGGGGCCCAGCCCACCTACGCCGCGAACTCCGGCGGGCGGCCCTACGCTGATGAGCAGGGCCGCCTGGAGAACGGGTGGGAGGCTGACGGCGAGATGGTCCTGGCCGCCCAGACCCTGCGCGAGGACGACGACGACTTCTCCCAGGCCGGGATCCTCGTGCGCGAGGTCTTCACCGAGGCCCAGCGCCAGCGCCTGGTCGACACCGTCGCGGGCGGCCTGGCCCAGATCGAGCGCCCCGAGGTGCTCGAGCGCGCCCTGTGGTACTGGAAGAGCATCGATGAGGCGGTGGGCTCCCGCATCGAGGAGACCGTGAACCGACTCACCAGCGAGGCCGCCGGCTCCGCCGGCGAGCGCACGCCCCTGCGCGAGGGCGACTCCGCCTGA
- a CDS encoding GNAT family N-acetyltransferase translates to MTSTPDPQERPSVFDADPIAGLDARTGGLESPSRGAHEHGEPGAGRSSAGGFVRPARNEDLPQIGKIHAVTMRASLEAAHDSAHGSPLPEGVRAMISAPVITEGWREAVTSPPTPQHRVLVATQDGQVVGLLGMAPTRAADGEEPRPGAPTGAGDDGANPGGAQEAQETAAEITALGVAPEHQLHGHGSRLLAAAVDLARQDGASALVAWSVRGDESLTRLLQAVGMAPTGAHRRLPVGQGVTEDCWAASL, encoded by the coding sequence ATGACCTCCACGCCCGATCCGCAGGAGCGACCCTCCGTCTTCGACGCCGACCCCATCGCCGGGCTCGATGCCCGCACCGGGGGCCTGGAGAGCCCCAGCCGCGGCGCCCACGAGCACGGGGAGCCCGGTGCGGGGAGGTCCTCGGCCGGGGGCTTCGTGCGCCCGGCCCGCAACGAGGACCTGCCGCAGATCGGCAAGATCCATGCGGTGACGATGCGGGCCAGCCTGGAGGCCGCCCACGACTCGGCGCATGGCTCACCCCTGCCCGAGGGGGTGCGCGCCATGATCAGCGCCCCGGTCATCACCGAGGGGTGGCGCGAGGCGGTCACCTCCCCGCCAACCCCGCAGCACCGGGTGCTCGTGGCGACCCAGGACGGTCAGGTCGTCGGGCTGCTGGGGATGGCCCCCACCCGGGCCGCCGACGGCGAGGAGCCCAGGCCCGGCGCGCCTACCGGGGCAGGTGACGACGGCGCCAATCCGGGTGGGGCTCAGGAGGCGCAGGAGACGGCGGCGGAGATCACGGCCCTGGGGGTCGCCCCCGAGCACCAGCTGCACGGGCACGGCTCCCGCCTCCTGGCCGCGGCGGTGGACCTGGCCCGCCAGGACGGGGCCAGCGCCCTGGTGGCCTGGTCGGTGCGGGGGGATGAGTCCCTGACCCGCCTGCTCCAGGCCGTGGGCATGGCGCCCACCGGCGCCCACCGCCGGCTGCCCGTGGGCCAGGGCGTGACCGAGGACTGCTGGGCCGCCTCCCTGTAG
- a CDS encoding pyrimidine dimer DNA glycosylase/endonuclease V — MRMWSLHPGYLDRAGLVACWRESLLAQAVLAGRTRGYRNHPQLDRFRAAGEPRAAIAAYLWGLRQEAVGRGYRFDPARIDLPQEECGAVGLTVTSGQIGLEAEHLRAKLEARAPELLPLPVSPDPHPIFTVVPGAIEPWERSTS; from the coding sequence GTGAGGATGTGGTCCCTGCACCCGGGTTATCTCGATCGGGCCGGGCTGGTGGCCTGCTGGCGCGAGTCGTTGCTGGCCCAGGCGGTCCTGGCCGGGCGCACCCGCGGCTACCGCAACCACCCCCAGTTGGACCGCTTCCGCGCAGCGGGGGAGCCCCGGGCGGCGATCGCCGCCTACCTGTGGGGGCTGCGCCAGGAGGCGGTGGGGCGCGGCTACCGCTTCGACCCGGCGCGCATCGACCTGCCCCAGGAGGAGTGCGGGGCCGTGGGCCTGACGGTCACCAGTGGGCAGATCGGCCTGGAGGCCGAGCACCTGCGTGCCAAGCTGGAGGCCCGAGCCCCCGAGCTCCTGCCCCTGCCTGTGAGTCCCGACCCCCATCCGATCTTCACCGTGGTCCCCGGGGCCATCGAGCCCTGGGAGCGCAGCACCTCCTGA
- a CDS encoding alpha/beta fold hydrolase has protein sequence MSTPPIAWARAHQAGAPQLLACHGVTDNAASLSGVLRRWRGVYDVTCLDARGHGLSPRFTPEQLVDPMSTMVDDLIRLLESRRVHEPHAFRTLMGHSMGGAVCAAVAAARPDLVDALIVEDPAWLDAQQEEDYRRGAEAMVERMERIAADPARALAENRRSYPGWEIDEACGWLQGKIQVDRDFLRTGEVAPRGSWRGTASTLSVPTLVLTSDGRDALLGKGGLASVRALGNARLRTVLVPGASHCVRRDQAGGFYRSCEAFLREVVS, from the coding sequence ATGAGCACTCCGCCGATCGCGTGGGCCCGGGCGCACCAGGCCGGCGCGCCTCAACTGCTCGCGTGCCATGGCGTCACCGACAACGCCGCCTCGCTATCGGGGGTGCTCCGGCGCTGGAGGGGCGTCTACGACGTCACCTGCCTGGATGCCCGTGGGCATGGCCTATCCCCGCGCTTCACCCCTGAGCAGCTGGTCGACCCGATGTCCACCATGGTCGACGACCTCATCCGCCTACTGGAGTCCCGTCGAGTCCACGAGCCCCACGCCTTCCGCACTCTCATGGGGCATTCGATGGGTGGGGCGGTGTGCGCCGCTGTGGCGGCTGCCCGTCCGGACCTTGTGGATGCCCTCATTGTGGAGGATCCGGCGTGGCTCGATGCCCAGCAGGAGGAGGACTACCGGCGCGGCGCCGAGGCGATGGTCGAGCGCATGGAGCGGATCGCCGCCGATCCGGCTCGCGCCCTGGCCGAGAACCGCAGGTCCTACCCGGGCTGGGAGATCGACGAGGCCTGTGGGTGGCTGCAGGGCAAGATCCAGGTCGATCGGGATTTCCTCCGCACCGGAGAGGTAGCGCCGCGTGGCTCGTGGAGGGGGACCGCCAGCACCCTGAGTGTGCCCACCCTGGTCCTCACCTCTGATGGCCGGGATGCGCTGCTCGGCAAGGGGGGCCTGGCCTCGGTCCGGGCCCTGGGAAACGCTCGCCTCCGTACCGTCCTCGTGCCTGGGGCCTCGCATTGCGTGCGCCGCGATCAGGCGGGCGGCTTCTACCGGTCCTGTGAGGCCTTCCTGCGGGAGGTGGTGTCATGA
- the dapA gene encoding 4-hydroxy-tetrahydrodipicolinate synthase has translation MSAVPSRSFGSVGVAMVTPFTPDGELDIPAAQALALSLVEDGADMILLSGTTGEAPTTHLPEKQELIREVKDALAGRAMVMAGAGSNDTAHAVRNGVGSQEAGAEGLLINAPYYNRPSQEGVYRHIMAVVEATDLPVMVYDIPGRTGVRIEDGTLARMAEHERILAVKDATGDVEQGFERMEATGLEYYSGDDGLNFAWLAHGASGVVSVAAHADAHSWREMIAEVDDGDLAGARAVAQRMRPLVRALMGGGQGAVMAKEALLLQGRIPCAELRLPLVRADAEEIEALRATLEDCGLL, from the coding sequence ATGAGCGCAGTCCCCTCCCGCAGCTTCGGATCCGTCGGCGTGGCCATGGTCACGCCCTTCACCCCTGATGGTGAGCTGGACATCCCCGCCGCCCAGGCCCTGGCCCTCAGCCTCGTGGAGGACGGCGCGGACATGATCCTGCTGTCGGGCACCACCGGCGAGGCACCCACCACCCACCTTCCCGAGAAGCAGGAGCTCATCCGGGAGGTCAAGGACGCGCTGGCCGGGCGCGCCATGGTCATGGCCGGGGCCGGCTCCAACGACACCGCCCACGCGGTGCGCAACGGGGTGGGCTCCCAGGAGGCCGGCGCCGAGGGCCTGCTCATCAACGCCCCCTACTACAACCGCCCCAGCCAGGAGGGCGTCTACCGGCACATCATGGCGGTGGTCGAGGCCACCGACCTGCCGGTGATGGTCTACGACATCCCCGGGCGCACCGGGGTGCGCATCGAGGACGGCACCCTGGCCCGCATGGCCGAGCACGAGCGCATCCTGGCCGTCAAGGACGCCACGGGCGATGTCGAGCAGGGCTTCGAGCGCATGGAGGCCACCGGCCTGGAGTACTACTCGGGCGACGACGGGCTGAACTTCGCCTGGCTGGCCCACGGCGCCTCCGGCGTCGTCTCGGTGGCCGCCCACGCCGACGCCCACTCCTGGCGGGAGATGATCGCCGAGGTCGACGACGGGGACCTGGCCGGGGCCCGGGCCGTGGCCCAGCGGATGCGCCCCCTGGTGCGCGCCCTCATGGGCGGGGGCCAGGGGGCGGTCATGGCCAAGGAGGCCCTCCTCCTCCAGGGCCGCATCCCCTGCGCCGAGCTGCGCCTGCCCCTGGTGCGGGCCGACGCCGAGGAGATCGAGGCGCTGCGCGCCACCCTGGAGGACTGCGGGCTGCTGTGA